In the Emys orbicularis isolate rEmyOrb1 chromosome 3, rEmyOrb1.hap1, whole genome shotgun sequence genome, one interval contains:
- the LOC135876857 gene encoding C-C chemokine receptor type 6-like: protein MDGVEPNYTEYPDYPFDYDKITSPCDKGEVRNFTKVFLPIAYSIICVLGLVGNIFVVMTFALYKKTKSMTDIYLFNMAIADILFVLTLPFWAVNYAAEKWIFGDFICKITRGIYAINFNCGMLLLAFISMDRYIAIVQATKSFKLRARTLAYSRLICLVVWVLSILISSSTFIFSQSYSHSVHETNEICEHRSNTETKGTTLKLLLLGMQLLFGFFIPLLFMVFCYAFIVKTLVKAQNSKRNKAICLIVLIVIVFLVCQVPYNMVLLVTATNMGKLIKPCDSEKQIAFAKYITEALAFFHCCLNPVLHAFGVKFRSYFVNMMKDLWYLRYKKYKTKSSRISSDTYHSRQTSEIMSDNVSSFTM from the coding sequence GTAGAACCCAACTACACAGAATATCCAGACTATCCATTTGATTATGACAAAATTACATCACCATGTGACAAGGGGGAAGTCAGAAACTTCACAAAAGTATTTTTGCCAATTGCATACTCAATTATATGTGTCTTGGGCTTAGTGGGTAACATCTTTGTAGTAATGACCTTTGCTTTATATAAAAAAACCAAGTCTATGACAGATATATACCTCTTTAACATGGCCATAGCAGACATATTGTTTGTTCTCACTCTTCCATTCTGGGCAGTGAATTATGCTGCTGAAAAATGGATCTTTGGTGACTTCATATGCAAAATTACCAGAGGTATTTATGCAATCAACTTTAATTGTGGTATGCTGCTCTTGGCCTTTATCAGTATGGACCGATACATTGCTATTGTACAGGCAACAAAGTCATTTAAACTTCGGGCTAGAACGCTAGCATACAGTAGACTGATCTGTTTGGTTGTATGGGTATTGTCAATTTTAATTTCCAGTTCCACTTTCATATTCAGTCAAAGCTACAGCCACTCCGTCCATGAAACAAACGAGATTTGTGAACACAGATCCAATACCGAGACAAAAGGCACTACGTTGAAATTATTGCTGCTGGGTATGCAACTTCTATTTGGATTTTTTATCCCTCTGCTGTTTATGGTATTTTGCTATGCATTCATTGTCAAAACCTTGGTGAAAGCTCAGAATTCCAAAAGAAACAAAGCAATATGTCTGATTGTATTAATTGTGATTGTTTTCCTGGTTTGTCAAGTACCATATAACATGGTTCTTCTTGTGACTGCCACAAATATGGGTAAATTGATTAAACCGTGTGATAGTGAAAAGCAAATAGCCTTTGCGAAGTACATTACAGAAGCCCTGGCCTTCTTCCATTGTTGTTTGAACCCAGTGCTCCACGCTTTTGGGGTGAAATTTAGAAGTTACTTTGTGAATATGATGAAGGATCTGTGGTACCTGAGATACAAGAAATACAAGACCAAGAGTTCAAGGATAAGTTCTGATACCTATCACTCAAGGCAGACAAGTGAAATTATGAGTGACAATGTGTCATCCTTTACTATGTAA